One Nicotiana tabacum cultivar K326 chromosome 23, ASM71507v2, whole genome shotgun sequence genomic window, GATGAAAAGTTACCCCAAACAAGCAAGAGCTATCAAACAACCCTAACAGTAAAGGGCAGTTACCAGActgcttttctttctcttttttctgttTTTGGACAAGTGAGTGTCACCGAACTACAAAGTAGTTATAACCATATTATTTTCTTCATCGACCCTCTTTTCCTATATCAGTTCTTCCCTTTACAGATTCATATCATTCTCTTAGGAGCAACAGTTGGCAGAAAGACtgtttcctcttttcttttttatgatGAAAGACTATTTTGCATTTCCTCTAATGAATAATCAAAAAGGATGTTGCCATGGTAGCCAAAAAAATTGATTCTGCAGGTTCTTAACTGCATGTATTCTCAGTTGCATGACAAAcccaaacaaataataatgacaataataAGGTCCTATGGAGCAGAATGACACCTGTAACAATTAGCCTTATTAACATATAGCATAAGCAGTTAAAATTAGTACTTAATCAAGTTTCTAGTTCTGTGTTCCAGCATGTTTGTTACTAAAGATTACTAGAATAAAGAGGGAAAGAAGCTGCTCATATGGCTGCCAGAATATTAAGTTGTATTGTTCACTAACCTTTGCATGTCATATACACGAATGCTTGCATTGTTAATCGCTCCAATCGCATCTCCAACAGCTAATCGTGTCAATGGATCATTTAGTGCCACCATAGGGAATATGCGTGCAATTTCCTTCAATGCCGCCATTGAATTTTGCAAGCAAGTTCTTCGCATGACTAAGTTACCAGGATCCATTGTCTGTAAAATGAAAGTGACTACCTGCAGATCTATCTAGGTGTTAGACATGCTAAATCTGAGAAATGCTTCAGTGCTAGAAGCACAATTGTCTTGTTATTATGTGGTAAATATCAAATTCACTTaacagaaaaagggaaaaaaagggcagccccgtgcactaagctcccgctatgccctccggagaagggccggaccacaagggtctatagtatgcagccttaccctgtatttctgcaagaggctatttccacggcttgaacccgtgacctcctggtcacatggcagcaactttaccagttacgccaaggctccccttcaacaTATGTCTGCAACCCATTTTTTATTTACTACTTCTGATGTGCACATAGCTAAGTCGTCAAGGATCTCAGTTAACAAGTTTTAATAGCTGCAGATTTTGGGGCCTATCAAGTATCatatggggacaagggtgtgcaGTAGATAAGCAGATATTGATACTAGCATACAGTGGAAAGTGAAAACTCTCACAATTTCGCGTAAAAGCGCAACAAAAAGCACCACATTATATGATGCTACAGCAGTAACAACTAACATCAACTAATACATCATCAAGTTAGTACTTTATCTCAAAATTCACTCAGTTTAGCAATCAAGAAGTAGCTGAACAAACCTTGTCAAGATATTGAACTAAGTTTCTTGGAGAACCACGTGCAACCCTAACTATAGTCATGAGGGATACCACATGAACAGGTGAATCAGAGGCAGTTGACCAGATCTGGCTTTCTATGACATTCAGAAAGGCCAATACATCAGCCATTGCTAAACTTGGAAGAAGAATTCCAACCAAAGTATCACGAATCATAACAGATGTAGATGGATTCTTGGAAGGTGTATTAGCGGATGCACCAGTGACACACTCAATTTGGAAGAAAATGTCTCCGATCAGGCGCGGTATTTCAGAACCAATGCATGCCTTCCATGTGCTTTCCATCCCTTCTGCCAGAATTTCTGCGGCAGTAGAGCTATATTTCTCATTCATCGCCATAACCAACTTCACCAATGGATTAACAGCGAAGACAACAAGATTTGGTTTCACAAGGCTAGGATACCAAACAGCCAATGCAGCAGCAACAATGATATGGGATGTCATTGCATCTTGGCTCGTTCCCCCAACACAAGAAATCCAATCTTGCATTTCAAATGATTCTAGCCAAGATCTTATTTCAGATTGCTCATCCTCAGAGTTCCCTTCGGTGACAATTTGACTGTCATCCTTCAAGCAGTTGGTGGGTTCTTCTGTGGAGACTGCATCATGGTTTCCACTTAGTGATACTCCATTCTCTTTATCTCTTGTATTATCCCGACGTAGTGGAGATGGTATAGCCCGTGAAGCAGCACAATGAAATAAGGAACGTGCTGCCATCTTAACATGCTCAGCCTCGTCTTGCCAAAAGCTCACCAAAAGCTTCAAAACAGAGATTTCAAACCATTAAGAATAGCTTTGCCAAGAACTATTAGTTAAACACTACACATCCTAAAGAACCAATGTATCAAACTGCTGCAACAAGTAGAGAAAATAACACCACCCGTGTGGCATGAGTTATAGCGACAATGTACTTGAGAAGTTCCCAGACTAATCACCAAGGCACAAAAGCGATAACCTCAACCAGCCATGTAACCTAGGCAACAAGCGCGGGGAGAAATCTACCAGAGCTAGGCAGATAGATAGACTCCTTTCCCGCTGTTAagggagagaaagaaagaaaatcaaatgttTGTTTTTTAACCAGCGCCTTCTTTTGGGTACGCAGGTACTAAGAGTCCTCTCACTACCAACCAACAGACATCATCTTGCCGGTATCAACAAAGAGGAAGAAACAATCAAATGGTTTTTTTTTTGTGGGGGCTAACTAGTAGAGTTTTGGAGGGTTTAGCGATTAGTATGGTGTATCACATCCGACTCATAAAACCTTCTCGCAGCACTGCTTTACTGATGCATGGTAGCGTAGAATATGTAGGAGAACATACATTGTCGAAGGTGGAGTTGCttacaaccacaacaacaacaacaacaacgacctagtgaaatcccactagtggggtctggggagggtagtgtgtacgcagaccttacccctaccccgaggggtagagaggctatttccgaaagaccctcggctcaagaagtgGAGTTTCTTACAACCAAGAAATATAATTTTGTATCGGTCATCAGCCTTGAATTAAGAACCTTGCAATTACAAACGCAAAGCATAGACAAGCtttacattattttttctttctattaCTTAGGCAAATTCAAAGGGACCTGCCTCATAAATCAGGCAGACTTTCAGATGGACTTCACTGACACTATAATTATGAGTTGCTCATAGAATTAACGAAAATTCAAATGGAGTATAAAAATGAGTGGTGcagaagaaagaattataaaaaaaAGGAGTCTGAAGTCTGAAGGCATCTCTTGCCTCTCATGGAAGGTATTCAGCTATCTGAACTACTTATTAGATAAGGGCAGCAGAGTAGTTAtgcacacacaaacacacacaacAAAATAAAGAACCTAACATCAAGATAATCATTTATCTTCACATGTACCtcaagaaggaaaaaagaatCTTGATTATATTTTGATCGTAAAAAAGAATCTTGACTATATCCACCTCCAAAATCGAGTTCATCAGGAATCTTGACCCGCCCCCTCCCCCAACcccaccaaaaaaagaaaaaaaaaaaaaaaaacgctaTTCAGATGATTTGTTACCTGAAGCAGGGGAGGCTTTATATCAGAAACTTTCTCAGCAAAGCTCCGCATGTAAAATGCTGACAAAGAACTAGAAAAGACAAATAACACAACGACAGGAGTGTTATAAGAGTTCGGAGGCAAATGAGGCTTCTAGCAATGAAATGCCAGATGACACTACATCTATGTAATGCAGACACAGACAGTAGATCGAGTTTGACATGGTGTTTCTCTAAAACATGTTGCATAAACCCAGTTAGGACACAACAAATGGTAAGAAAAGTTGCAGATGTGAGTGTCTTTTACTTTTTCATGATGGGACCAATGACATATAGTAGCCAGAAAGTATGCCACAGCAATATCATACCTGCTGGCTGCCTGAAAGGAATGTGACAAGCTAATCATATGTTGGGCAAGGGACACCATCGTTAGAGATCTCATTGCACAGTACTCTGATGATGATTTCCAAAGCTGTATGTCAATTTAATTTCTTAGAGGCAAAGAAGTGAGGAGAAAtgctctttttctttctcttgggGAGGGGGGAGGGAAATTGGTAAATGAGAAGAAATATCAAGCAAAAGCTAGGTAAACTCTAGTTAATTATCAACGTACCTCCAGAGTTGACCTATAATCAGGAAAAGTCAGAGTCAAGGACCCCCGATCCCCCAAGAGACCAGAAGCTACGAGAAGATTCTGCGGTCTTTTTAGCTTCATTTCAGTGACTAGCAATTTATCGAGTTCAGGGTCCACATTCCACACGTGCAAAATAGACAAGCTAAACTGAAGCAGGCATTGTTCAAGCAAGAACATCCATTCAGGACCTCTTGCAGCTTCATTGGAGGTACCAGCAAATTCATCATTGATTCTCTCATCACTGGAACTAGGTACTTCAGTTTCCTGATCCCTGAAATCACTCCTCTTAATGGGAGACTCAACCCTTATTACTTTCACTTGGTTTTTACCAGGATTGGAACACTCTGCTCTATAGTACTCATGTGTCTGACATAGAGACATCAAGGACGTGAGATCAAAAGACAGAGCGGCAACTCCAGGAAAAGGACAAGAGCCTTTAACAGGCTGTTTTCTGCTTTGCAAGGCAAACAATGCAGATTGATTAGATCCCGTAGTACTTCCAGACACACTTGTACTAACAGATATATTTGATAAAGAAGTACCCTTTCCCAGAGTTTGTGAATGAGATGGTGGATACTTGGTTTCTTCACTAACAGGAAAAAGCAATGAGGAAGCCGAAGTATTTCCACTTATCCTACTGCCATGAGGGAGATCTCTGTCAATTCCTATGCAGAAATGTTCAAACATTGAGAGAGCAGCAGCTCCGCGAAGGACCCGCTCACGAGCACCTGATTTTACATCCCAAATGAACAAAACATCTGCATCAGATGTTCCTGTTTGGTTTGGACACAGACATGCTACATATCCTCTTCTACTATCCCACACAACTTTTGCGGGATAATATGGGTGGCCAGGGAACATTCGCTCTACACGCATGGTATCAAGTGAAGAAAGGGCAACACATGAGTCTTCCCCAACAGAGAGGAAGCAATTACTCCATGGACGTTCTGTTTGAGATGGTGGAAGAATTATTTGGCGAACTGGAGCAACATGTTGGTGCATTACAATCATGGGACTGCTAGAGTCAAGATCCCATACACGGACAGTACAATCCATACTTCCTGAGAGTAGAACATAACTGTAGCTACCTCCTTGACATCTAATCAGCGCTCGCTGTGCAGCCAAACACAGTACAGCGCCTGTATGCCCCAAGAGATAATGTTGAGTGGCATGTGCTTTTGACTCGGGAtatggattttgaccatgacaatctAATCCTTCAAAGAACATATCAAATCGAACAACTTTTATATCACCGTTATAGAACCCATATACAATAGCCAAAGGCACATATTCTTCAGAAATAACCATTGAAGAAGACACTAGCTCTTTTCTTTCATAAGTTCCATTTTTAGTGATGTTTGATATCCTTTCATCAATAGCTTTAGAACAAGTACCAGCACCTTGGGAGGAAGTTATTGTGGCCTTCCCACCTGCTGTGTCTATATCAACAACCTGCCCAACAATCTCATTTTCAGAGGCATACTGGTTATGAGTCCAATCATCAAATATTCTACCTTCACCTAAAAGTCTGCATTCTTGACAATTTATCTCATTTTTGTCCTGCAGCTTAGGCAATACCCAACATGTCAGGCGAGGTTTCCAAATCAATAATTCGTTGATAGGAAAAGAAATTGATTCAATGCGGAAAAGAAAGTTGTTCAGTTGCACAAAGGAGATAGATAAGCTCATGCCAGACTCCTGACAAATGACAGGGATAGCTGCAAAAGGCTCATACTTGAAGATATTACTTGAGTAACATATCCTGTATACTATGGCCGCACCTTTACCATTCCATACAGCAAAATTTTCAATGAATGTGGCATCCGAATCTTCAGAATCAAGCAGATCGTTATCATCTACAACAAACATGCCACCAATGACGTACGACTTCCCTTCAATAGAGAGCAGATCATCTGAGAAAGATATCTCTCCCATGACACTGCCATCCTCTACTTGACTAAATATGCAGCATGTACCATATACAAAAGCTAAAATGGGCCCACGATTTGCAAAGGCCACCAGAAGTCCCCTGTCATTTGACCCATTTACCCAATTCATTTTGCCTGCATCAGACAAGCTACTCTTGGAGGTCATGCTTTCTGTGCTTGAATCACACTCCTTCAATATTGGTATACACTGTGCCTTACCAAAAGAATCAACCATCATCACTGACTCCGTCAATACATCTCCAAAGGATGAAATTACAGCCACAGATTTCAAAGGCCCAATGGATAAGCTCCCATGAAAAACTGTTTGGACGATACCAAGAGTATACgtatcaacaataacaactgTGCACTTTACAGGTTTAGCATGTTGTGGGTCTCTATCTGCTATTGTTTCACCCTTCTCAATAGAAACAGGCGAGTGATGATCAGATAAATGAACATGATCAAAGGAACAACAAGCTATACATACATATCTACGATTTTCGGGAAATGGTCGAATTAGGTATGGCGTCCCCACCCAGGGAGGCATTTTCCTTCTACGTCTGCATTGTCCACTGGCTCTGCTCCAAATGCACAACACACCATCAGTGCATGCACTTAATAATGCACCACAGTTAGATGAGTTAGAAGTTGATACCGCATTATTTGAATCGTCTAATTTCCCATCTCCCGAAACTGTAGTAGGAACACAAATCCCTAGATCGGCTATCGGAGCAACATGACCACAAAGCATGGCAACCGGTGTGATTTCCTGagccaaaaaagaaagaagaaaaaaagaagagctTATAAACTTAAACCTTAACAAACACTACAACTAAGAAAAGATTATCACAACGATTTACTCCCACCATCCAAATTTGCTCATCTCTTTTCACTTACGAGCTCAATCAGATCTAGATTCcttcattttcttgaaaataatgcAGACATAGTGAGTTCCGAGATATGTCCTATATCGTACAATGTTCAAAATAACAGCGTAATAATCAAAAGATCTCTTGGTTTAGCTCAAGGAAGCAAACTGTTAGTTCAATTTCTTATAATAAAATATAGATATTTAAACAATTACGGGAGAAGTACTATAAGTTGCAATGTTCAGAAAGAATATGTTAAAATCACAAAGCTAAAATGGACCTACATTAATTCATTTTCCCGAATAAAAATTTAGATATTCTAAAACTACCCAATCAAGGGCGGATGTACAGTATAGGCTATGGTGGGTTCGGCCAATGTATAGATGTTAAGAAATCtactaaatatgtataaatattaaatttcgaAGCCAGTAAGTCAAATGGTCAGTAGTTCAGTGGCATCCCGAAGACCCGAACCAATAAAGTTCAAATCCTGGATCCGGCTTTGACACTAATAGTACTGTAAGTTGCAATGTTCAGAAAGAATATGCTAAAAAATTCTCAATCAAAgatctcttctcttcttttaacTTACGGAAGCAAAATGGCACATATATACTGAGATAGAAGTAGACAAGTGGTAATTAGCAACAGATGTAGCGTAGAGAATATCACAATTAGCTAAAGAACAAATACTGCTTCGTAATTGAACAAAAATGTGATTTCAGTCAATAAAGCGTAAAGAAGATCGTAATTAGCTACGTCGTAATTGAGCTGAAATATGAGCAATAGATTTAAAAAATGTTAGATTTGAGGCATTGGCTACAGCTGAGCATAACTGAGAATTTAAAAGAGGCGAAAGTGATTTTTACCTGATTGGaggttgaggaggaggaggagaggtTCCACCAGATGATGGAGCCATCGGAACCGCCGGTGTAGAGAGTGGGAGGATTGTTCAGTGCGGCGACGGCGGTGACTTTGTGGACTGGCGGTGAACCGGACCATATACATGCAATGGATTTACACTTCATCGACTGAATGTTCTGTAATTGAGGCTACAGAATGTTTTAATTAGATTTTGGGTTACGTTGAAGGTGAAAGTTTTGCACATAAAATGCGAGCGTATGATACCGATTTTAATTGTAATTAAATTAACAAAGAATATCACCCTCAAATTAACCTCAGAAATTTTTACAATGGTCAACTACTGTTCTAGTAAAAAGAACCTTTAATTATTAGCACATTTTGGTTGGGCATTACCTGTGTGCAATTGGATAGTCCAGTGGGCAAAATGTCTTAATTGGAATCATAGACGAGTTTTAATTCAATTAGTTCTTCTGTTGATCACACAAAGTGATTCATTTTCCTCCTCTTACTTTAAGGAAAGAATTATGTTTATGTCGGTTTGGAAGTGAAATTATAATTAAAGAATCTTGAGAtgtgtacggtcaaaaccaaTTCTCAGTCATAAAGACCGGTCGAGATAATGATGTTTCAATCGAAAGGTATCCACATGACAAGTTCGGACGAATCCCGAAGTAGGAACGTCGAGCTTCGAGCTATAAGACCAATCAACAgcaaaactcgatatcattatcgagcccgtgTCCGAATCGAACTACGGGGCAACACCGATCGACacaggccccgaatatcgatgaCCCAAGGTAGAACCGAGCTCGAACTAAGACTGGGGGTTCGATCTaacaccgagctcgagccagtgccgagctcacagacaagagccgttacaaccgcaccgagAGAGAATCTTGACGAGAATCAAGGAAGAAacaaaccatcatgggtcctccactatatgtattattttattatgttgttatagataaagcaGTGATCATCTACTATAAAAGGGGTATAGACTGCAATAGATGCAGGTCCTCCAAGATACATTAAGATTTCATTGTGCTTGTTTTTCTAATACATTTTTCAGTCTTCCCGTCCATCATTCTCATTTTACAGCAAAAATACCTATATTGTCATTTTGTATAAAAGGAAtttgcatacccttagaaccatatctaaatttaacgttatccgatttttcgggtaaacagtttggcacccaccgtggggctaagggtaacagtgattgttcgatataaatctacagtacactccagcttacaacttcaaatcagcagtggctctacctatcgacctcgaagccggccttcaagatgaaaccaacaacttggcacccgaggctcgaatcgaagtacccgaaattcgagtcgaaataccattggatgtcaactcacaaatagctttggaggCGAACCAGCGTTCCGAAtcggaaagaagcattcagggcggtaatcgatccgtagcccgagacacccaaaaCGCGGGAAAAATCGGGgccagcttacgtatgatcttcgagatgctacaagcccaacaagtagcgataactcagctacagagccaaactcgcgcacaaagcaggccggattccaatccacttcgagaagtcacccccagaacagagccCGCCATAGTAAAatctaacgagcaagaatcggggactactcccggaattactaaatttctcgaggaactcacaaaacgagtcgtaGCCAATGACAAGAGGGTGGAAACGTATAATGCcaaggtcgatcaaatcccgggggctccaccaatgataaaggggcttgattcgaaaaaattcatacaaaagccttttccctcgagcgcggccccaaaaccaatccccaaaaaatttcgtatgcccgaaattcccaaatataactgtacgaccgatcctaacgaacacgtcacctcctacacatgtgccatcaaaggcaacgatttggagaacgatgagatcgaatccgtgttgttgaaaaagttcggagagaccctcgcaaagggagcaatgatctggtatcacaacttaccaccaaattccattgattcttttgccatgttagcagattcgttcgtaaaagcacatgctggtgccataaaggttgcaacaaggaaaccagacctcttcaaagtaaaacaaaggggtaacgaaatgctgagggaattcatatcccgatttcaaatggaacgtatggacttgccaccggtcacagatgattgggccgtacaagctttcactcaaggactgaacgggctaagttcgacagcatcatgtcggctgaaataaaatttgatcgagtacccagcaataacttgggcagatgtacacaaccggtaccaatcaaaaatcaaggtcgaagatgatcaattgggagctCTGTATGGGCCCGTACGTCAGAACCACACAACCACTAAAAATCAGAGGGAAAtcaacagagaacaaaggtcgaacagagaccgataccaACCTTACGACACAGATCGGATGAACAACGGTTCAGCACGTGATACGGTTCGGAACAACCGAAGAACTAATCgggggcaaaattctcggggacttatgagcaagagcggcTTTAATAAATATGTTGATCCTATAGAAGTCCCTCAATTATCGGAGTATAATTTCAACGTTggtactgttacgcggcgccttcctgaagttccttggaagggtgacgtaaggctaggcaaccgatgtcTGTACGGTTGCTGTctgccaactgaggtcccctccgtatgctagactagattgtcagtgccgtacgggaaaaccaatgtcatgagcaattgaaagagagcagaaaagagaattgagaataaaagaaagcttgattgcattgaatgaaagctattacagaaaacaagacggtgtcgagggggagagacaccagtacagagaattgtttgcttgcttgaaagttttgattgcttggtcccccttaataatgcttaaaaaaaataaaccaaagttacatgactagacctatgaaagctggaaaatcacacttaaagaaattgcagcaaaactactctatatttacaatgaaaaggacttagtcttctacaaagcagcaacaagtccgttggcagcaactttgtctttagcatcagggtctgcgcgcgcggtgctattggcttttgcctgtggctgggcgctggcgatggctatcggtggggcgacagaggcacatgcgcgcttgtcacttggagctaccgagaccacggggccgaccgtggcgacgggcgttgggaggctggccaggacgccacaGGGCgcatccaaggggtcatggggcatggttggaaagccgcccatgacattctcccccacctgagttggcgacgtcctcggcgccttccttgcaaagtaatcatcaatcaggctcttgtaggctttgaggtttgttcccctctcccaagtattctcctctgcatcacatccctgccatttcaccaagaactcctggtgatcttttcttgaggcgtgaatcactcgatcatcaagaatagcttcagcacgccttttcccggttgaattggggcctcgaatacttggtattgtgagttagcttcgtgaaggatcctccatatcttctcgaaaaggtttcaggagactgacatggaaaacaggatggattttccaccaagctggggtatccacccggtatgcaacttttccaatgcgcctttcaatggacaagggtccaatatatttttgcaataggcaagggtcatggacccctgcaaataagtaccgctttgggattttgaccatcactttgtctcccaccTGGTATTCCACAAAGCGgtgattctgatcagcatgcctcttcatccgcttttgggctttgacaagatagctccgcactatctccaaattttgcttccattcttttgagaagctagcagcccgaggagattttgacatgtttggtgcgttcactgtgtgtgggagtagcggttgctgtccggtaacaatttcaaaagcgcttttgttggtacttgagctcttttgtgaattgaaacacagttgagcagcatccagaagcttcacccaattcttctgcgatccggtcacaaagtgccagagatattcctctagcatgacattgaatcgctccgtctggccatcagattgcggatgaaaacttgagctatgactcaattttgacccgaggcacttaaagagttgggtccaaaaattgctagtgaagcgtgagtcgcgatcactaacaatgtctttaggtaagccccaatatttgacgacatgagagaagaatagtcgagctgtatcttctgctgatatatattgtggggctgctataaaggtagcatacttggaaaaccgatccaccacaaccaagatagttgtgagatctccgaccttgggcaatccggtgataaagtccagggaaacgctttcccaaggtctttttggtacaGCTAGTGGTTCTAAGAGCCCTGCCTgcgtcaagcggtctgacttatctttctggcatactagacaagtcttcacatactgagcgacgtcatcgaccatttgaggccaataatatgcacggcgaagtaatgccatggtgcgttcctcgccgggatgacctgcccacaaagtatcgtggcattctgcaagaagagtccgtcgcagatctcctcctttaggaatataaagtcggttccctttcaccttcaggaacctatcttcggtgtagaactggcgagtcttgccctgtcctaccagatcaaccaaatactgtgcagcaggatccttgacgagtagatcctgtatctggtcttttatggtggtggttacttcgcttccctttagggcggcaagtacacacatcgatgctagatcagctctccaactgagtgcatcagcaacatgattggtctttccacttcggtactccaggttgaagtgaaattccgctaggagttcctgccacctagcctgtcatccattcagctttggctgggtcatgaaatggctaacggctgtattgtctgtcttgaccacgaatggggctcccagtagataatgcctccaaaggcgtaagcaatgaacgacagccaataattctttctcatgggcggcatagcgccgctctgcatcctttagtttccggctctcgtacgctacgggatgcccttcttgtagcaatactccaccaagtgcatagtcggaggcatccgtttgcacttcgaatggcttggccaagtcagggagggccaagactgggctactagacatagccatcttcaatgcgtcgaaggcctctgccccgcttggggccccaatcccatggggtggccttcttgagaagttctgtcagcggcactgcaatgagggagtaaatTTTCACAAACcgccgatagaagttgcataggccaaggaacgacctcaaggcatgtatatccttaggaggcggccattctgtaatggcctgaatcttctgctggtccatcttgatcctcccttcctcgatgacatgtccgaggaagtcaatttatttttgagcaaaggagcacttggatagcttcgcatataattcgtgctcccgcaatcgggctaggaccttccgcaaatgctccaggtgttcttctagtgtctggctatataccacaatgtcatccaaataaaccacgatgaattcatcaatgtattctcggaagacttggttcatcaaggtgcaaaatgtggctggcgcgttagtcaagccaaagggcataaccaggaagtcgtacgacccatatcttgtc contains:
- the LOC107815439 gene encoding uncharacterized protein LOC107815439 isoform X4 produces the protein MRASGQCRRRRKMPPWVGTPYLIRPFPENRRYGETIADRDPQHAKPVKCTVVIVDTYTLGIVQTVFHGSLSIGPLKSVAVISSFGDVLTESVMMVDSFGKAQCIPILKECDSSTESMTSKSSLSDAGKMNWVNGSNDRGLLVAFANRGPILAFVYGTCCIFSQVEDGSVMGEISFSDDLLSIEGKSYVIGGMFVVDDNDLLDSEDSDATFIENFAVWNGKGAAIVYRICYSSNIFKYEPFAAIPVICQESGMSLSISFVQLNNFLFRIESISFPINELLIWKPRLTCWVLPKLQDKNEINCQECRLLGEGRIFDDWTHNQYASENEIVGQVVDIDTAGGKATITSSQGAGTCSKAIDERISNITKNGTYERKELVSSSMVISEEYVPLAIVYGFYNGDIKVVRFDMFFEGLDCHGQNPYPESKAHATQHYLLGHTGAVLCLAAQRALIRCQGGSYSYVLLSGSMDCTVRVWDLDSSSPMIVMHQHVAPVRQIILPPSQTERPWSNCFLSVGEDSCVALSSLDTMRVERMFPGHPYYPAKVVWDSRRGYVACLCPNQTGTSDADVLFIWDVKSGARERVLRGAAALSMFEHFCIGIDRDLPHGSRISGNTSASSLLFPVSEETKYPPSHSQTLGKGTSLSNISVSTSVSGSTTGSNQSALFALQSRKQPVKGSCPFPGVAALSFDLTSLMSLCQTHEYYRAECSNPGKNQVKVIRVESPIKRSDFRDQETEVPSSSDERINDEFAGTSNEAARGPEWMFLLEQCLLQFSLSILHVWNVDPELDKLLVTEMKLKRPQNLLVASGLLGDRGSLTLTFPDYRSTLELWKSSSEYCAMRSLTMVSLAQHMISLSHSFQAASSSLSAFYMRSFAEKVSDIKPPLLQLLVSFWQDEAEHVKMAARSLFHCAASRAIPSPLRRDNTRDKENGVSLSGNHDAVSTEEPTNCLKDDSQIVTEGNSEDEQSEIRSWLESFEMQDWISCVGGTSQDAMTSHIIVAAALAVWYPSLVKPNLVVFAVNPLVKLVMAMNEKYSSTAAEILAEGMESTWKACIGSEIPRLIGDIFFQIECVTGASANTPSKNPSTSVMIRDTLVGILLPSLAMADVLAFLNVIESQIWSTASDSPVHVVSLMTIVRVARGSPRNLVQYLDKVVTFILQTMDPGNLVMRRTCLQNSMAALKEIARIFPMVALNDPLTRLAVGDAIGAINNASIRVYDMQSITKIKVLDASGPPGFPSLLGGASGMTVTTAISALSFSPDGEGVVAFSETGMMIRWWSYSSGSVWWEKLSKNLVHVQCTKLIFVPPWEGFSPNANRSSIMASVFGKDGEANPKENNASNELDRFKHLLQNIDLSYRIEWVGQRKIKLTQHGRDLGTFQL